In Larimichthys crocea isolate SSNF chromosome XI, L_crocea_2.0, whole genome shotgun sequence, the sequence aagcactttcaaggacctgtttctatttattttccaAACCTTTCAAGGCTTTAATTGTTACCCATCCAGTCCTCAAGCGTTCAAAGATTATTCCTGTTGGATTCATGTGTACTTTTCTTGTTAAAGTTTGGTTAAGACCAataaaaaaagtggaagaacgAGACGAAGAACCGACGCCGTCGACTCCGTCGGTGCCTGAAGGGACGGAGGAGTCATGAAAGACCAACGCGAAAAACACGCCTGTCACATGTTGTGACGCCGCCTCTCACCTCCGTCCTGCTCCGCCTTGATCTGGGCCTCCAGGTCTTCGGGGTTGACATACTGGTAGTTTTCGTCGTCGTCGGGTGGTTTACATTTCccacagcagaaacaacagcagcagcaacagcagcagcaggtgaacaGTGTACAGCACATGACCAGACCCtgcaggaaaaaacaagaaacaactttaaaacaaaaacacagcaaacaacagGTCACAACACGACAGTcttcagactttatttatcaTAGTAAATCGTCCTGATGTGTTTAGGACTCATACTTCATATATGGCAGTAATAAAAGTTTGTGACAAGCGaggagacaaacaaagagtctgtttctgattctgacacAAGAgtctctgaaatgtttcatattttatatatgcagtcgtccctcgctataacgcggttcacttttcgcggattcgcagattttttttctgtaattttgcatactttttttttttttacagcgtactgtacagtatgaacgcgcattgtgtttggcaccgtcagaggaactgtgaaatacgcgtgagttactggtaataatttcttacGTGTCAAACCTCGTggattgatcattaaaattaaatttgttaaagaCGTTTGGGCtggaaaacaggttttgatctttgatttcatttactaatacagtattgtacttatttttgttaaatctgcgaaagtttgaactttgagagtttaaataagagagaaatgtgagaaaatgttaatgcctgtctgagaaaagtgtataaaagtgtgtggttagggcttttacggccttaaaacatgtagaataattgtaaaacttactttgcggatttcgtttattgcgggttatttttagaacgtatcccccgcgataaacgagggaccactgtgtTTTAAGATACAGATAACACTATGAAATACGTCTGAATGAACTCGTTATAAacttaataaacatttaataaatatgaacattcaGCTGGgataacagaaaataaaaggatGGTGGATTAGTGCATCAGATCGTGatgttttaacttttctttttttaatgctaatttgtacacacaacacatgagGTTGAGCAATTTGGAGTGCGCTGCATGTTCACTCTGTCCTGTGCACCGATACAGGGTTACATGAAACCAATGAAGACATCTCTGTAGAGTCTACGGATCATATTTCTTCTGAAGTACACTTTAAATTGTTTGGAAACAGTTTAATCTGCACTTCTTGGATAAACTTTGacttagtttgtgtgtttaaaaatcaCCTTTATCACTTAAAGTTCATAATTAACCCTCTTTTGAATAAGTACCCTGAATAATGATACAGATTTGTCGGGGGAACGACCTATAAAGTTGTTGTTATGTAGATATTTTCTTAGTAAATGGCATTGTGGAAGAAAAATATGACTGTACACATAGTATATATGGTGATGCATCGATATTGTGTCGACTGAAACAAACCGAAGCACCGACCTTGAACCACCACTTGGACATGAGGAAGTAATATTTGACGCTCTCCTCTCCGAACTGCTCGGACACGTAAAGCCCCATGGAGCCATACTCGTCGTAGATCTTCCTCTTGGTCTCGTCGTTTAAAATCGAGTTGGCGTTGTTGATCTCCTTGAACTTCTCCGCCGCCTCCGGGTTGTCCGGGTTCTTATCCGGGTGGTACTTCAACGCTAGCTTCCTGACGGGAGGAGAGAAGATCAGAAGAAAGCAACAACGAGGGGTTAGGTGAAGGATCAGATGACCAACGGTGATTTTACTGGAGAATATTTCAGGAAAATAAAGGTTCAGACTACATCATCGAGTTCAGACTTTCAGTTTCTAAGCTGGAAAGTTCTGCTGATCTGAAACAGCCAGTTGACTAATCGATTGATCACAAACTGAGGTGTAGAAATTTAAAATACGTCACGATGCAGCGACAGAACATCATCGCCTCAGTCTGCAGCCGACGCAGAATTACAGAGACTGATGCTGATTGTTGATTTTCAGCCTCAGTCGTACAGTCACGTTAGACTAACGGAGCTGATGTTTGGAGATTTgatggagggaggcagagatcAGCCGACGTCTGAGCACATTCTGGATTTTATAAACTGGACATAAACGCACGCCGTGTG encodes:
- the dnajc5ga gene encoding dnaJ (Hsp40) homolog, subfamily C, member 5 gamma a isoform X2 encodes the protein MAEPNPSRPQRKMSTAGESVYKVLGLEKGASPEDIKKAYRKLALKYHPDKNPDNPEAAEKFKEINNANSILNDETKRKIYDEYGSMGLYVSEQFGEESVKYYFLMSKWWFKGLVMCCTLFTCCCCCCCCCFCCGKCKPPDDDENYQYVNPEDLEAQIKAEQDGGK
- the dnajc5ga gene encoding dnaJ (Hsp40) homolog, subfamily C, member 5 gamma a isoform X1, producing MAEPNPSRPQRKMSTAGESVYKVLGLEKGASPEDIKKAYRKLALKYHPDKNPDNPEAAEKFKEINNANSILNDETKRKIYDEYGSMGLYVSEQFGEESVKYYFLMSKWWFKGLVMCCTLFTCCCCCCCCCFCCGKCKPPDDDENYQYVNPEDLEAQIKAEQDGGYTVIIGQPTSNLGPESPEGQSQPIPLPMPMPMPPAEPQPATSPAGEENPGETLPESK